A segment of the Suncus etruscus isolate mSunEtr1 chromosome 19, mSunEtr1.pri.cur, whole genome shotgun sequence genome:
TCTATTTTAAAACAGATCCCAAaggaataagtaaaaaaaaaaaagaaaagaaagaattatatATTAGAATTTTCCAATTGAATGCTTGTAACAATGGAGATCTTGAGTTTGGTCTATGACACTACATATCCCTAGACCCAAAACTTCAACCAGTGGAAAGACCTTCTGGCTATGGAAGCTGCATTGCACCACCAGCTAGCACTGACTCGCTAGTCCAAGGTAACTCCACAAAAAGGTACAGGAATGGGGatagagcaatagcgcagtggtagcagtggtagggtgcttgccttgcatgtggctaacccaggacagacttcagttcaatccctatatggtccccccaagccaggagagatttctgagccaggggtaacccctgagtgtcactgggtgtggcactccccaaaacaaaggcaaaaacaaaatagGTACAGAAATGTTGAAGCTCACAATGATTTTGAAGATGAGAAGATCTAGatcttaactttttaaataataatcagTGGCAAGAAATGTATAGGCAGTATACATAACTATATGTATAAAAAGGTTTTATAAAATAGTCTACATTGTACATTGATGTTTCTCTGCTTTTACAATCTTGATAAAAATGTACTCAAAAATCTGTTtgccttggggccagaaagatagcatggaagtagggcatttgccttgcacacaggatggtggttcaaatacctgcattccatatggtcccccacgcctgacaggagctatttctgagcatagagccaggaataacccctgagcactgctggtgtgacccaacccccactcCATCTGTTTGCCTGAAAAAGGCTGTATTTTGACCATTGACTAAAAGTGGGTTGGCCActgaaaacacaaacaaaatgtaCTACTGTCAAAGCTCTACATGCAGGTGATTTTTTGATGCATGAGAAGATCTATGAAATCTATGATCTGGATCACTTTCCTCCTGAAAATAAATGTACATGTTAGagaaaatgagtgaataaatccCTCTCTAAAATGAGTTAAAGGGAAAGTgtcatattctatttttttctctacttcCTTACAGTATTTTGGACCTATATTGTTCCATTTTATCTTTTGAGAAGAGTATTTGTAATACAAGAGTATTTGAAAAATAACTCCAGTATCTGGAAACATTCcaaatggtatatatatatatgtatagatagcattatataaatttatatcagaAGTCATCAGAGTCAAATTTTCATATGAACCACAAAATCCACAACTGTGTTCTTTCTTCtatgaataataaaaacttattgtTTCCAAAACCATCTCTACTGAAAACCACTGAAATCTAAAGAAAATCCTTGGAAGACTTATTTCCAGACCAGTAAATAAGGCAGCTAAGCTAGCATGTAAGCAGTGAGGAAGGAGGTAGAACCAGCAAGTTTTGACATTTAgatatttctgttattttgttcttttgtagTGTCAAAGATCTAAATCAGTACAAATGTACTCTACCACTAAGCTACAAAGCTGGCCCCctgaattttcttaaaaaaaaaaaaaaaacttaaaagaactgAATTGTGGATGGAGATTTGAATGACTTTAAAGGGAGAATAAAAAGATTTTGAGGAAAGATAAATACTCTAAGATTTCAAATACACTATGTGATAATTGACAAATAACATGATAAAGCAATCAAATTTACAATTCTAATTCTAGATTCTGAATTGATCCTGTTTTCTCAAAACAATTTGTTAAGCTGGAcggacaccacacacacacacacacacacacacacacacacacacacacacacacacacacacacacacacacaccgagaGTTGTTTGGAGGAGTTTTAGCTTTAAGTAGTAGTGTTCAAGCCActgataatataatttttgtttgtttgtttgtttttgggccacaccctgcgttgctcaggggttactcctggctatctgctcagaaatagctcctggcaggcactggggaccatatgggacaccgggattcgaaccaaccaccttaggtcctggatcggctgcttgcaaggcaaacacccgctgtgctatctctccgggccctgataatataatttatcaatgaaaataatgaaacaagttttaacttagataattttagtgAGAAACAGTGGCTCTTCTTTGGCTGCTCACTCAAATTCCCTGGGGGAGGTTTTTACAACTATATGCTCAGGCTCTTTCTAGTAGCTCTGATTTAATTAGTTTGAGGTGGGACACAgcaataagtatttttaaaaatctccacAGAGGATTCTAATGAGCATGCAGACTGAGAGCCCTGAGTTAGAAGCACAGCTGATGATGTTATGTCATTAAGCCTATTTCATTAAATAAGAGATTAATAGGAAATGGATTGAAACCATTTTCTTCAAATAAGGAATACAGGGCTGTAGGTCAGATAGATATAgttcaataaaacaaaagtaattttcttggacgtttgcctttttaaaactcagaaaaaaatattgctttcatTTACTTGTTAAGAAACACAAGcatgggccaaagagatggcacaTTTATCTAGCAAATGaccaactgaggtttgatccccagattccATATACCAAACACCACTGGGACTAGTTTCTGAGTTCAggggaaaaaaacacattaagaataaagaaagggccagagagatagcatggaggtagggcatttgccttgaatgcagaaggacgatggttcgaatctcagcatcccatatggtcccccaagcctgccaggagtgatttctgagcatagagccaggagtaatcgctgagtatTTCTTGGTGTGATccaataccccccaaaaaagaataaagaaaagagagaataggTATTTACATAGACACTGCATACATATTTATTTCCACAATAAACACCAAAGTGTGAGACAGCTTATAGTTGATACATGAATGAAAGAATAATAGAAAAGGAAACACTAAAGTTTCTACAACAGATATCAATAAGACGTGCAATGGAGAAGTGATATAAAAGATGAAGTACTCAATTATTCCTGAGTAACATAATAACAGTGTGCTTAACTGTATAATACTTCTGCTGCTCTTCTCATACTGGAAAGTGAACGGGTAATTGAAAATTTTTCTATAGAGTTTGCCGTAATCATTCAATTAATTGTGTTTTATTATAATCAAATGTATTAGTATTATATTTGCTTTGCTCCATTTATActtgtttctcttctttctctaccTTTCTTCAatcctctcactgtctctgtttctgtctcttatctctatctctgtctctctctctctctctttatctagccaaaatagcaacaacaaaaaaaccacttATAAATATTCAAGTCTGCAGAATTTTATAACAGTTGCAACTTTGCAACTTTCCTGGTGCCataactgtggtacacatacacaatggaatattatgcttccgtcaggagagatgaagtcatgaaattttcctatacatggatgtacatggaatctatgatgctgagtgaaataagtcagagggagagagatagacacagaatagtctcactcatctatgagttttaagaataatttaagacattattgtaataaggcccagaaacaatagagttaagggctagaggggctggaaagacccactcacaatttgaagctcaccacagagtggtgaatgctgttaggaatataactacactaacaactagcatgacaatgttaaagaatgagagaggtagaatgcttgTTGCGAATAtaggggaggagggggagctttggtggtgggaatgttgcattggtgaagggggtgctattctgttaatgactgaaacccaactacaaacatgcttgtaatcatgaagcttaaagaaagatttaaaataataataataataataatataaaaagtgccttagaaaattaaaaaaaataattcagcagAATAAAAAAGTGGAAATATTTGGTGGGGGTCATTTTAACTGGGCTTTTCCTCCTAAAGGAAAAAGTAATAACTAAAGAGGAGCTAAGCGAAGGCGGGAAACCCCATCAAAACGTGGTTTGAGTGggccaaaaaaggaaaagtaaaacagGAGAAATAGCTAGAGCTAGTCCAGGTGCATTGCCAAAGAGCAACCTGGAGGCCCTTCTGCACCAGCTCCCACCAAAAGTAAGCAGACCCTCCTAGGGAATGAGCAAACTACAAATCCCAGAATCCCTCTCTCCTCGCGCAGTGCCCGCCGGGAGCCAAGAGGAAGCTTGAGTTAGGAGAGCAGGAAGTACTGAGCGCCTTCGGAACTACAAATCCCAGAAGCCCTCGCTTCGCGCGCGCGTGTCCAGTGCCTGCCGGGAGCCGAGTCTGCTGGAGTGCCAAGATGTCGCTGTCGGTGAAGAGGAAGCTGGAGTCGGGGGGCGACGACGATGGCGAGGAAGACGGCGGCGGAGAAGAGCGGGCAGCGCCAATATTCCCTCTTCGGAGGACGAAAGGCGAACGGGATCAGCTGTATTACGAATCCTACTCGGATATCTCGGTCCACGAGGAGATGTTGTCGGATCGCGTCCGCACCGACGCCTACCGCCAGGCCATTCGGCACAACCAGGCCGCGCTGCAGGGCAAGACGGTGCTGGACGTGGGCGCGGGCACGGGCATCCTCAGCATCTTCTGCGCCCAGGTGGGAGCCCGGAGAGTGTACGCCGTGGAAGCCAGCGCCATCTGGCAGCAGGCCCAGGAGGTGGTGAAGCTCAATGGCCTGGAAGATCGCGTGCAAGTCCTGCCTGGCACTATGGAGACGGTGCAACTGCCCGAGCAAGTGGACGCCATCGTGAGCGAATGGATGGGCTACGGCTTGTTGCACGAATCCATGCTGAGCTCGGTGCTGCATGCCAGGACCAAGTGGCTCAAAGAAGGAGGCTTGCTCCTGCCGGCCTCTGCAGATCTCTTCTTGGCCCCCATCAATGATCACATGCTGGAGCTGCGCCTGGGATTTTGGAGCCAGGTGAAGCAAAGCTACGGCGTGGACATGAGCTGCTTGGAGAGCTTCGCCACGCGCTGTCTCATGGGCCGATCTGACATCGTGGTGGAGAGTCTCAGCGGGGAAGATGTGCTGGCCCGGCCTCAAATGGTGGCCCAGCTCAATCTggcccatctgggcctggagcaAGAATTGCAGACTGGAGTGGGTGGGCGCTTCAGCTTCAGCAGCTACGGTTGTGCACCCTTGCATGGCTTTGCACTCTGGTTCCAAGTGACTTTCCCCGCAGGGGATGCTGAAAAGCCTTTGGTGCTGTCCACTTCTCCCTTCCAGCAGGCCACGCACTGGAAACAGGTCCTCCTCTACCTCAACGAGCCTGTGCAAGTGGAGCAAGACACTCAGATTACAGGGGAGGTCACGCTGCTGCCCGCTCTGGATAATCACCGGCTCCTGCGGGTGCAATTGCGTTACAAAGTGGACGATCAGGAAGAACAAACCAAAGACTTTGCCATGCCCGAGTGAGCTTtgctttttctcccccccccccgacccccccccccagctaccTCAAGGAGGAGGGCTTTAGGGGTGTTGGAAGTACAAAGGGGAGATATGAATGTGACGTGTGATGTGCAAGTCCGGGGGCAGTTGCTTctgtctcccccttttttttttcttcttggctcTTTCTCTTCCAAGGAGATTCTTCTG
Coding sequences within it:
- the PRMT6 gene encoding protein arginine N-methyltransferase 6 — encoded protein: MSLSVKRKLESGGDDDGEEDGGGEERAAPIFPLRRTKGERDQLYYESYSDISVHEEMLSDRVRTDAYRQAIRHNQAALQGKTVLDVGAGTGILSIFCAQVGARRVYAVEASAIWQQAQEVVKLNGLEDRVQVLPGTMETVQLPEQVDAIVSEWMGYGLLHESMLSSVLHARTKWLKEGGLLLPASADLFLAPINDHMLELRLGFWSQVKQSYGVDMSCLESFATRCLMGRSDIVVESLSGEDVLARPQMVAQLNLAHLGLEQELQTGVGGRFSFSSYGCAPLHGFALWFQVTFPAGDAEKPLVLSTSPFQQATHWKQVLLYLNEPVQVEQDTQITGEVTLLPALDNHRLLRVQLRYKVDDQEEQTKDFAMPE